GGGCCAAGAGTGCCCCCCTTGGCTATGAAGGGCCGGTCATGCCCTTTCCCAAGTCCATCTGCACCAGCGTCAACGAAGTAGTGTGCCACGGCATTCCCAGTGCCGATCAAGTGCTCCAGGACGGTGATATCATCAACATCGATGTCACCCCCATCTTGGACGGCTACCATGGCGATACCTCTCGCACCTTTTTCGTCGGTGAGCCCTCCCCCTTGGCCAGACAGTTGGTAAACGTCACGAAAGAATCTATGTGGCGTGGCATCCGGGCCGTGCAACCGGGGGGACGTATTGGGGATATTGGCGCCGCCATTCAGGAGTATGCCGAAGCCCAAGGCTTCTCGGTAGTGCGCGACTTCGTGGGCCATGGGGTGCATCGAGTCTTTCACACCGCGCCTCAAGTGCCCCATTATGGTGTGCGCGGCAAAGGCAAAAAGCTCCGCCCCGGCATGGTCTTCACCATCGAACCCATGATCAATGTGGGCACCTACGAAGTCGAAGTGCTCTCCGACGGCTGGACGGCACTGACGGCCGATCGGCAGCTATCAGCCCAGTTTGAGCACACTATAGTAGTGACTAAGGAGGGGGTTGAGGTGCTCACCTTGGCCCCTGCCCAAGTGCCCGCCTAGTGCGGCCAGGTCCAGTTGGCTTCTTCAGGACGGTCTCGCCCTTCGGTATAAGAATGGTTGAGACAGTCGATAATGCGATTCTTCATGCGCTCCTTCACGTGGGCAGCGGCGGACAGCAACTTGGGTACCCGATCAATCACGTCAATCACCAAATTAAACCGATCAATCTGGTTCTTGATGGCTAACTCCAGGGGGGTATTGATATTGCCCTGTTCCTTGTAACCGCGCACATGAATGCGATGTTGATTGGTGCGGCGGTAGGTGAGCTTGTGAATCAACCAGGGATAGCCATGGAAATTGAAGATCACCGGTTTATCTGGGGTGAAGAGGGTATCGAAATCGGCGTTGGACAGACCATGGGGATGCTCCCGTTCTGGTATCAGTCGGAATAGATCCACCACGTTGATAAAGCGAATTTTCAGTTCGGGAAACTCTTCCCGCAGAATAGCCGTGGCCGCTAGGGATTCGCGGGTGGGAATATCCCCGCAGCAGGCCATGATCACATCGGGAATATCCGGTTCTATCCCGCAATCATCGTTACTAGCCCAATCCCAAATGCCGATGCCCTTGGTGCAATGCTTGATGGCCTCTTCGGCAGACAGATATTGCAGATGGCTTTGCTTGTCTGCTACCACCACGTTGACGTAATCAGTACTGCGCAGGCAGTGGTCGGTGACGGAGAGCAAACAGTTGGCATCGGGGGGCAGGTAAATGCGCACCACATCTGGATTTTTATTAGTGACCAGGTCCAAAAAGCCAGGATCCTGGTGGCTAAAGCCGTTGTGATCTTGCCGCCAGACCACCGACGATAGCAAGATATTCAGGGACGATACCGGCGCCCGCCAAGGCACATGGTGTTTGCAAATGTCTAGCCACTTGGCGTGCTGATTGAACATGGAATCGATCACATGGGCAAAGGCCTCGTAGGTGTGGAAGAGGCCGTGGCGCCCCGTCAAGAGGTAGCCCTCTAGCCACCCTTCCAGGGTGTGTTCACTCAGCATCTCCATCACCCGGCCATCCCGAGCCAGTTCGCTGCCATCCAGGTCTTCTGGCAGAAATTCAGCCATCCAGGCTTTCTTGGTCACCTCATAGACGGCGTTGAGCCGGTTAGAGGCGGTTTCATCGGGGCCAAAGAGCCGAAAATTATGGGGATTTTCCCGCATGGTGTCTCGCAGGAAATAGCTCATGATCTTCGTATTTTGGGCCTCCAGGGTAGCCGGTTTGGGCACCTCGATGGCGTATTGGCGAAAGTCTGGCAACCGTAACTCTCGCCGTACTAGCCCGCCGTTGGCGGCGGGGTTCGCGCTCATGCGACGGTGGCCAGTGGGGGCGAGGGTTTTTAATTCGGGAATGAGTCGACCGGTGTCATCGAACAGCTCTTCCGGCTTGTAAGACCGCATCCAGGCTTCTAGTCGCTGCACATGCTCAGGGTTGCTGTGCATGCCCCCCATGGGCACCTGGTGGGCGCGCCAAAACCCTTCTACCTTGTGGCCATCCACCTCTTCTGGGCCAGTCCAGCCTTTGGGGGTGCGCAGGATGATCATGGGCCAGCGGGGGCGCTCGGCCTGGCCGCTGTTGCGGGCGGTCTGCTGAATGGCGTGGATCTGATCGACGCAGGCATCGAGGGTGGCCGCCATGGCTTGGTGCATGGTCTCTGGGTCTTGGCCGGCCACGATGTAGGGGGTGTAGCCATAGCCGCGGAAGAGGTTAGCGAGTTCGTCGTCGGAGATGCGGGCCAGGATGGTGGGGTTGGCGATTTTATATCCATTCAGGTTAAGAATGGGCAGCACGGCCCCGTCTCGAATCGGATTGAGAAACTTATTCGAGTGCCAGGCCGTTGCCAAGGGGCCGGTTTCCGCTTCGCCATCGCCCACCACTACGGCGGCAATCAGATCGGGGTTGTCGAAGACAGCACCATAGGCATGGGCCAGGCTGTAGCCCAATTCTCCCCCCTCGTGAATGGAGCCTGGTGTCTCGGGGGTGACATGGCTGCCGATGTGGCCCGGGAAGGAAAACTGCTTGAAGAACTTGCGCAGGCCTTCGATGTCTTCACTCTTGTCTGGATATATTTCGGAGTAGGTGCCCTCTAGGTAAACCGGACCCAGTACGCCGGGGGCACCATGACCTGGGCCAGCCAGGAAGATGATGCTGAGGTCTTGTTGTTTGATCAGTCGGTTTAGGTGGATGTAGGTGAAGCTGAGGGCGGGGGAAGAACCCCAGTGGCCTAATAGACGATATTTAATGTGATCCGGCTGCAGGGGCTGCTGCAGCATGGGATTGTCTTTGAGATAGATCATACCTACGGCTAGATAATTGCAGGCGCGCCAGTAGGCATGAATTTGACCGAGTTCTTGGTCAGACAGGGGGGCCGTTTCTGGAGAGGTGGCTAATACCATGGCTGATGAATAGTTGAAGATAGGGTATGCGGTGGTGGGAGCGTATCCTTAGTGTAAGCATGGTAAATTGCTCTCCCTTTAGGTGCGATGCCTGTTAGTCAGGCCTTTTGAGGCCCCAATAATTCTGCATGGTTTAAGAAAAACTTCCAGGATTGATGGTATCTATCCTGGGCATTGACAGGGTTTGACGGTATCCCCTTTCTGGGTGAGGTCCAGCCTATCTCCTGCAGGCAAGGGTTTCGTGGCTATCCTTTATACCTCACTAGAGTCAGCAACACTGTAGGCAGATGCTACGGCCTGAGGCTGGACTGGGTGGAGCCGTCAAGACCCGGGGTTAATGGCGCTTTACCCCTTGGCGTGCTGCCTTGATTAAGCGATAGTGAGGAGGAATTGATTGGTTGCCAGAGGAACTCGCCTGAGGAGATTTTCGACACCGGAGCTTATCGGTGGCATTGGCCACTGGACGAGGCAAGTATCTAAATGCTCTCCTGAGGGCTAGGGGATTTCGGCCCCCGGGAGAAGCTAAGCCTTCAGATCTTGCTCAGACGTGTCAACGGTCTGCTGATCCTGCTGGCGTGATGGCAATGCCGTGCTGCTGCTGAGGATTCCTAATGACTGCTAAGCCCAAGATCATTGTTCTCGATGACGATCCTACGGGCTCCCAAACAGTCCATAGCTGTTTATTGCTACTGCAATGGGACGTTGAGACCCTACGGCTTGGGCTCAAGGATGCCTCCCCGATTTTCTTCATCTTGACCAATACCCGGGCCTTGACTCCGAGGGAGGCGGAAACTGTCACGCGAGAGGTTTGTCGTAACTTGAAGCAGGCGATTACCGTTGAGGGAATAGCAGATTTCTTGGTGGTCAGTCGCTCAGATTCGACCTTGCGGGGACATTACCCGATAGAGACAGATGCGATCGCACAGGAGCTGGGTCCCTTCGATGCCCACTTTCTAATTCCCGCCTTCTTCGAAGGGGGACGCATCACCCGCCAGGGCACCCATTACCTAAGCACGAATGACGTTGATACCCCGGTGCACCAGACCGAATTTGCCCAGGATTCCGTCTTCAGCTACCACCACAGCTACCTGCCCGACTATGTCGCCGAAAAGACCCAAGGCCGCATCCCAGCCGATCAGGTGCAAGTATTCAGCCTGGACGCCATTCGAGCCGGCAGCCACCAACGGCTCATGGCCTTAACCGGAAATACTTGCTGCGCCGTCGATGGCGAGCAGCAGAGCGATCTAGATAGGTTTGCCCAAGATGTGCTGCAGGCAGCGGCCCAAGGAAAAAGATTTTTGTTTCGCAGTGCCGCCAGTATTCTCACGGCTCTGGCGGCACTGCCGCCCCAACCGGTGGATCCCCAACACATGAACACCTATGTCCGTCAAGGCCATCCCGGCGTTGTGCTAGTTGGGTCCCATGTCCAGAAAAGTACCCAGCAGCTCTACATCCTGCTGCAAGCCCCCGGCGTCACTGGCATTGAAGTAGACCTGGTTAAATGGCACCAGGATGACACTAGCGATGAGACTCGGCACCACCTCTTACAGTCCACATTGGAGCAGGCGCATACGGCCCACAGCCAGGGGCAAACGGCAGTAATCTACACTAGCCGCCAGGAACTGACCTTCGCCGATAGCCAGACCCGGCTCAACTTTGGCAAGCAAGTGTCAGCACTCCTCATGGATATTGTCCGTAGCCTACCCGCCGATCTGGGCTTTTTAATCAGCAAGGGGGGCATCACCTCCAACGACACCCTGAGCCAAGGCTTAGCCCTACGGACGGCTCGCTTACTAGGGCAGATTCTGCCGGGGTGCTCCATTGTCCGTACTCCGGACAGCCACCCCCAATTCCCTGGATTACCAGTGGTTCTATTTCCTGGCAACGTCGGCGATGAAGACGGCTTAGTCACCGTCTACCGTCGCCTAGCCTGGGAGAGCACTGGTGCCTAAGCCCCAGATTCTGCCTGCTCGACGCGCAAGTCTTCGATTAGGTTGGCTAATTCTGAGGCATTGGCCCAGTAGACTTCATTGCAGAAGTGACAGGTCGCCTCTGCCCCATCATCTTTCTCAATCATGTCCTGCAGTTCCGCTTCCCCTAGCAGCTTCAAGGCGCCCAACATGCGGTGATGGGAACAGGGGCAATGGAACCGCACTAATTGGCTCTCGGGTAACAGCTCCAGTCCCATGTCACCCACCAGACTCTCAAAGATATGGGGCAGACTCTTTTTCTCCCGCAGCAGGGGAGTAAACCCACTCAGCCCCGCTAGCCGAGATTCCAGTTTGTCGACAAGATCTTGATCACGAGCGGCCCGGGGCAGCACTTGCAGCAGCAATCCCCCAGCAGCCTCTACCCCAGAGGCTCCGACGAATACGCCCAAGATCAACGCCGATGGTGTCTGCTCCGAAGTAGCCAGATAGTGGGTGAGATCATCGCCGATTTCTCCAGATACCAGCTCCACCGTACTGGAGTAAGGATAGCCATAGCCCACATCCCGCACCACATAGACGTAACCTTGGCGGCCCACAGCACCGCCGACATCCAATTTACCAATGGGATTAGGCGGCAATTCAATGGTGGGATTATCCACATATCCCCGCACCGTGCCATCAATACCGGCATCCACTAAGATGCCCCCTAGGGGGCCATCGCCTCGAATCCGAATATTCACCCGTGCCTCTGTCCGCTTCATATTGGAGGCCAGTAACAGGCCAGCAGCCATGGTCCGTCCTAGGGCCGCTGTCGCCACATAAGACAACTGATGTCGCTGCCGAGCCTCCTCTGTCAGACGGTTAGCAATCACCCCAACAACCCGGATGCCACCATCTGCTGCCGTCGCCCGAATTAGCTGATCTGCCATCGACAAGCCCTAATGTTTCTTAATATTTACGCTTATTGCCATTGTAGAGGGTTGCTGTCAGGGCCGCGGGATCGTTCCCTTGACTGGATGGCTTTGGCATACTGAGGAGGTATCCTTTACCACTACTATGCTGGGCACGTTTCAACAGAGTCGTTTACGCATCGAAGTCGACGCGTCTGCATCTATCATCCGCGACAGTTTGCTGCGGCCGATGCAGGTTAAGCATTGGCTGTGGCCTCAGCAATTTCAGGCAGGTCTTCCTGATCAACTCACACCGGGCGTCAAGTTCACCAGTTATGTCGGTCCCCTAGCCATTTATCACCACGTCGATCTGGTGGGAGAGAACCACCTGCGGCTGCTAATGGCAGGCGGCATCGATGGATTCCACGAGTGGTACTGGGGAGATGGATGGATACAATCCTGCTTGGAAGGGATCTCGGCTATGCCCCTAAATCTGGCCCAGACGATTTATCTGTGGCGATTGAAGCAGTACTTGAGCCAGCAGCGGCATGAGAGCTAATTTGCCAAGAAACTCTTAAAAAGCCTACCAGGTAAGCACTGTCAAGATGCTAGCGATCTTGCTTGAGCGTTTACAGTGATGCCGAAAACCTTGCTCTGATAACTGTTTAGGCGTTTTGCAAATCACCTCTGAGCCGGATGAGTAAATCGCCTCTAGGTTCTGAGGGCAACACTTATATCTGCTAGTCAGTCGATCCGGGTTGGGTCCGTCGCTGTACCGAGGCGCCGTGGGACGGTAGCCCTTCCGCTTGAGTCAGCACATCAATGGCACCTGCTACTTTGTGTAGCGCTACTGGGGAGTATTGAATCAAACTGGAATGCTTCATGAAGGTCTCGGCCCCCAGAGCAGAGGCATAACGAGCGGCCCCAGAGGTGGGTAGGGTGTGGTTAGGGCCAGCCAGATAGTCGCCCACAGCTTCTGGTGTGTGGTGGCCCAAGAAAATAGCCCCAGCGTGGCGAATGTGCTCTAGCAGCTGCCAGGGGTCTGCAACTTCTAATTCCAAGTGTTCTGGGGCAAACTGGTTGGATAGCTCTGCTGCGGCCTCTAAGGACTCAACCACAATGGCCACCCCATGGTGGGCAATGGCCTTTTCCGTTAAGGTTTGGCGAGGATGGTCTCTCAGCTGATGGGCCACTTGAGCAGCCACGGTTTCTGCTAAGGCCATATCGGTCGTAATCAAGATGGCCGCCGCCATGGGGTCATGCTCGGCCTGGGCTAGGAGATCGGTGGCAACGTGGACTGGATTGGCAGTACTGTCGGCAATGATGAGGACTTCTGAGGGACCGGCCAGGGAGTCGATGCCGACGATGCCGTACACTAGTTTCTTGGCCAGGGTGACGTAGATGTTGCCAGGACCGGTAATAACGTTGACGTTGGGAATGGTGTCTGTGCCGTAGGCTAATGCTGCAATGGCTTGGGCCCCACCAATCCGATAGATTTCAGTGATGCCTGCTTCCTGGGCAGCCACTAGTATTGCCGGGTTGAGGCTTTTGTGTTCCCCCGGAGGAGTTACCATGACGATGCGAGGCACACCGGCTACCTGGGCAGGAATGGCATTCATTAGGACGGTACTCGGGTAAGCAGCCCGCCCCCCGGGAACGTATATACCGGCTCGATCGACGGGAGTATAGCGTTTCCCCAACACCACATTATCGTCGTGGAACTGAACCCAACTCTTGGGCATACGCTGCCGGTGAAAGGCTTCGATGTTCCGACAGGCGAGTCGAATGGCATCGAGTAATTCCCTCGACACTTGCTGATAGGCCGCGTCTAATTCTGAGCCCCGAATCCGCAACTCATCGGCAGTTAGGGTTTGATGGTCAAAATCGGCTGTATACCGCAGCAGGGCGGTGTCTCCTTGTCTGCGGACGGCTTGTAAGATTTCCCGTACAGTGGCTTCCTTGCGGAATACTTGATCGTCGTGGGTGCGAGCACAGATGCGCTGTAGTTCCGTTCTGGCTTCAGTTTGCTGATGAATGATGCGCAGCATTACAGCATTCGCCTCTGGTAAACCAGGATGGAAGACTCACCCGTTCAGAAGCAAGTCTGGAATGGCTCCAGTCCACTTCGGCAGCATGGGTCTCGATATCCTTTACGATTTATAGCTTAGCGTGGATTTTTGAGGGAAGCATCCAGCTTGGCCATTAAGTGCTATCATTATTTATCCGGTGAATGTTCTTTGTATCCTAGGGCGAGCTGTGGCGAATATTAAGTCTGCGCTGAAGCGCATCGAAACTTCGGAACGAAACCGACTGCGGAATAAAGCTTACAAGTCGGCGGTCAAGACCTTGATGAAGCGCTACTTTGCTGCACTGGAAGACTATAGGGTGGATCCATCCCCGGAAAAGATGGAGGTCGTTCAGACCCGTCTGGCAGCAGCTTACAGCAAAGTTGATAAGGCTGTGAAGCGAGGTGTGCTTCATCGCAATGCCGGGGCTAATCGCAAAGCCCGCATGGCTAGGGCTCTGAAGGCTCAGGAGACTCAGTTAGCTTCTTAAATCTTGCTCGACTGGCAGCGGCAGCAAGATTTAATGGCATATGCAACTGATCGATACCCACGTCCATATTAATTTCGATGCCTTTCAGGCCGATCTCGATCAGATCGCTGAGGCCTGGCGTCGTGCTGGCATTGTTCACCTGGTTCATTCCTGTGTAGATCCTCAGGAGTTTCCTGTGACTCAGGCTATTGCGAATCGCTTTCCCGAGGTGTCCTTTGCTGTGGGGCTGCATCCCCTGGATATGGATAAGTGGTGTGGCGAGGCTACATCCGGTGAGATTCGCTCCCTGGCGATGTCAGATAAGCGGGTGGTGGCCATTGGTGAGACGGGGTTGGATTTCTTTAAGGCGACGGATTACGAGGTGCAGCTGGAGGCGTTTCGAGCCCAATTGAGGTTGGCTCGAGAGCTCACTCTACCAGTGATCATTCATTGTCGCGAGGCGGCTCGGCCGATGGCTGATCTACTCTGGCGGTTCTGGCAGGAGGAGGGCCCGGTAACCGGGGTGATGCACTGCTGGGCAGGGACACCGGACGAAACTCAATGGTTTCTTGATTTAGGGTTCTATGTGAGTTTTAGCGGTATTGTCACGTTTAAGAACGCGAACACGGTGAAGGCGTCGGCCCAGATGGTGCCATGCGATCGCATCCTAGTCGAAACCGATTGCCCCTTTCTGACGCCAGAGCCATGCCGTAAAGAGCGGCGTAACCAACCCGCCTACGTCCACCATGTAGCCAACCACGTCGCTACCTTACGCGGTGTTTCTCTAGAGACCTTGGCTGCCCAAACAACTGCTAACGCCGTTCGGTTATTTAACCTGCCGATTTCTCTATCTCAATCGGAGTTATCTACCACCCACGGCTCGTAGATTAAAGTCCATCTACGCCAGATCTGCTTGACAAATAGAGCGAAATAAGTCTGTTATGTTGAGCCATAGCGAAGGAGAACGATACACTAGAGCCATTTACCCAATACGGTGGCGCCGATTGGGCTGTTTGTACTTTAAAGATTCTCATCTTGGTGCGCTCGGCCAGTTCCCTGCCCCCGTCTATCCCGTGACAAACTAACCCTGTGCTAAGTCAAAAAGCTAGATTTTCCAAAGATAAATCTCCCGATTACCCAGTGCTGAACTAACTCCCCTCTAAATGCGATGGTCAAATATTGGCCCAAGCGGGCCATCGCCTCCCATATCCGAGCTGCTCCCGCCAGCTACCCATCAACACCCAAACGCTAGGAATCAAGAGTCCGTACCCACTTGATTCCCTGCCATTAGCCAATGCGCGTGAACACAATTGATTACTCAGGGCCTTACCTGCTTGAGGAGACGCATGACTGATCAGACTTATACCCCAGCCACCTTTGTTTTGCCCGATCTCGTTGAAATCCAGCGTTCCAGCTTCCGCTGGTTTCTAGAAGAAGGGTTGATCGAAGAACTTGAAAGTTTCTCCCCTATTACTGACTATACCGGTAAACTTGAGCTCCACTTCCTGGGTAAAGATTACCAACTCAAGAGCCCCAAGTATGCCGTTGACGAGGCCAAACGGCGAGACGCCACCTACGCCGTTCAGATGTATGTCCCCACCCGACTGATCAATAAAGAGACTGGGGAAATTAAGGAGCAGGAAGTCTTTATCGGCGATTTGCCCCTGATGACCGATCGCGGCACCTTCATTATCAATGGAGCCGAACGGGTCATTGTGAATCAAATTGTTCGTAGCCCAGGAGTTTACTACAAGGCTGAGACCGATAAAAACGGTCGTCGCACCTACAATGCCAACCTCATTCCCAATAGAGGAGCCTGGCTTAAATTTGAGACCGACAAAAATGACTTAGTCTGGGTCCGTATTGATAAGACCCGCAAGTTATCAGCCCAAGTCCTCCTGAAGGCCCTAGGGCTATCGGATAACGAGATCTTCGATCAGCTACGCCATCCAGAGTACTTTCAAAAGACCATCGAGAAAGAAGGCCAGTTCAGTGAAGAAGAAGCCCTGCTAGAGCTGTACCGTAAACTGCGGCCGGGGGAACCTCCCACCGTCTCTGGCGGACAGCAACTGTTAGAGTCTCGATTCTTTGAACCCAAGCGCTACGACCTGGGGCGGGTCGGCCGCTACAAAATCAATCGCAAGCTACACTTGAGCGTTCCCGATACTGTACGGGTCCTCACCCCCCAAGATATCCTGGCAGCCATCGATTATCTCATCAATTTAGAGTTCGATATTGGTAG
This portion of the Halomicronema hongdechloris C2206 genome encodes:
- the hslO gene encoding Hsp33 family molecular chaperone HslO, whose translation is MADQLIRATAADGGIRVVGVIANRLTEEARQRHQLSYVATAALGRTMAAGLLLASNMKRTEARVNIRIRGDGPLGGILVDAGIDGTVRGYVDNPTIELPPNPIGKLDVGGAVGRQGYVYVVRDVGYGYPYSSTVELVSGEIGDDLTHYLATSEQTPSALILGVFVGASGVEAAGGLLLQVLPRAARDQDLVDKLESRLAGLSGFTPLLREKKSLPHIFESLVGDMGLELLPESQLVRFHCPCSHHRMLGALKLLGEAELQDMIEKDDGAEATCHFCNEVYWANASELANLIEDLRVEQAESGA
- the map gene encoding type I methionyl aminopeptidase, which gives rise to MEQQQQQDRLILLSKREIEKMRQAGQLAAQLLDHLAPLVKPGVSTLELDEEAERWTQARGAKSAPLGYEGPVMPFPKSICTSVNEVVCHGIPSADQVLQDGDIINIDVTPILDGYHGDTSRTFFVGEPSPLARQLVNVTKESMWRGIRAVQPGGRIGDIGAAIQEYAEAQGFSVVRDFVGHGVHRVFHTAPQVPHYGVRGKGKKLRPGMVFTIEPMINVGTYEVEVLSDGWTALTADRQLSAQFEHTIVVTKEGVEVLTLAPAQVPA
- a CDS encoding four-carbon acid sugar kinase family protein, producing MTAKPKIIVLDDDPTGSQTVHSCLLLLQWDVETLRLGLKDASPIFFILTNTRALTPREAETVTREVCRNLKQAITVEGIADFLVVSRSDSTLRGHYPIETDAIAQELGPFDAHFLIPAFFEGGRITRQGTHYLSTNDVDTPVHQTEFAQDSVFSYHHSYLPDYVAEKTQGRIPADQVQVFSLDAIRAGSHQRLMALTGNTCCAVDGEQQSDLDRFAQDVLQAAAQGKRFLFRSAASILTALAALPPQPVDPQHMNTYVRQGHPGVVLVGSHVQKSTQQLYILLQAPGVTGIEVDLVKWHQDDTSDETRHHLLQSTLEQAHTAHSQGQTAVIYTSRQELTFADSQTRLNFGKQVSALLMDIVRSLPADLGFLISKGGITSNDTLSQGLALRTARLLGQILPGCSIVRTPDSHPQFPGLPVVLFPGNVGDEDGLVTVYRRLAWESTGA
- the rpsT gene encoding 30S ribosomal protein S20, with protein sequence MANIKSALKRIETSERNRLRNKAYKSAVKTLMKRYFAALEDYRVDPSPEKMEVVQTRLAAAYSKVDKAVKRGVLHRNAGANRKARMARALKAQETQLAS
- a CDS encoding TatD family hydrolase, encoding MQLIDTHVHINFDAFQADLDQIAEAWRRAGIVHLVHSCVDPQEFPVTQAIANRFPEVSFAVGLHPLDMDKWCGEATSGEIRSLAMSDKRVVAIGETGLDFFKATDYEVQLEAFRAQLRLARELTLPVIIHCREAARPMADLLWRFWQEEGPVTGVMHCWAGTPDETQWFLDLGFYVSFSGIVTFKNANTVKASAQMVPCDRILVETDCPFLTPEPCRKERRNQPAYVHHVANHVATLRGVSLETLAAQTTANAVRLFNLPISLSQSELSTTHGS
- a CDS encoding phosphoketolase family protein, yielding MVLATSPETAPLSDQELGQIHAYWRACNYLAVGMIYLKDNPMLQQPLQPDHIKYRLLGHWGSSPALSFTYIHLNRLIKQQDLSIIFLAGPGHGAPGVLGPVYLEGTYSEIYPDKSEDIEGLRKFFKQFSFPGHIGSHVTPETPGSIHEGGELGYSLAHAYGAVFDNPDLIAAVVVGDGEAETGPLATAWHSNKFLNPIRDGAVLPILNLNGYKIANPTILARISDDELANLFRGYGYTPYIVAGQDPETMHQAMAATLDACVDQIHAIQQTARNSGQAERPRWPMIILRTPKGWTGPEEVDGHKVEGFWRAHQVPMGGMHSNPEHVQRLEAWMRSYKPEELFDDTGRLIPELKTLAPTGHRRMSANPAANGGLVRRELRLPDFRQYAIEVPKPATLEAQNTKIMSYFLRDTMRENPHNFRLFGPDETASNRLNAVYEVTKKAWMAEFLPEDLDGSELARDGRVMEMLSEHTLEGWLEGYLLTGRHGLFHTYEAFAHVIDSMFNQHAKWLDICKHHVPWRAPVSSLNILLSSVVWRQDHNGFSHQDPGFLDLVTNKNPDVVRIYLPPDANCLLSVTDHCLRSTDYVNVVVADKQSHLQYLSAEEAIKHCTKGIGIWDWASNDDCGIEPDIPDVIMACCGDIPTRESLAATAILREEFPELKIRFINVVDLFRLIPEREHPHGLSNADFDTLFTPDKPVIFNFHGYPWLIHKLTYRRTNQHRIHVRGYKEQGNINTPLELAIKNQIDRFNLVIDVIDRVPKLLSAAAHVKERMKNRIIDCLNHSYTEGRDRPEEANWTWPH
- the hisD gene encoding histidinol dehydrogenase, which produces MLRIIHQQTEARTELQRICARTHDDQVFRKEATVREILQAVRRQGDTALLRYTADFDHQTLTADELRIRGSELDAAYQQVSRELLDAIRLACRNIEAFHRQRMPKSWVQFHDDNVVLGKRYTPVDRAGIYVPGGRAAYPSTVLMNAIPAQVAGVPRIVMVTPPGEHKSLNPAILVAAQEAGITEIYRIGGAQAIAALAYGTDTIPNVNVITGPGNIYVTLAKKLVYGIVGIDSLAGPSEVLIIADSTANPVHVATDLLAQAEHDPMAAAILITTDMALAETVAAQVAHQLRDHPRQTLTEKAIAHHGVAIVVESLEAAAELSNQFAPEHLELEVADPWQLLEHIRHAGAIFLGHHTPEAVGDYLAGPNHTLPTSGAARYASALGAETFMKHSSLIQYSPVALHKVAGAIDVLTQAEGLPSHGASVQRRTQPGSTD